One window of Microcoleus vaginatus PCC 9802 genomic DNA carries:
- a CDS encoding catalase, protein MSKKLFTEYPEQDELKYYDLLVEQAQLRMDNLYGDKERALRDTHAKTHACVKGTLEIFDFDEEAIKRKLGKRASLTSSQLNAISIKQGLLAKPKQYPVWLRFANGATKVANDYARDSRSISVKVMRVEGERLAQSHESKTQDIIVHNSEIFVSQTIKDYYGFFSALVESPDTLKKWLMRHPRHFLAVSTLTGSRTPKSLLTAKYWSGSPSALGLNPDFDPSQPGVVPVEYPAVIKYGFTPVSCEPPHKIIPEQSRPGIPKMPFVDRAKALGLDPNQPDNYYREDLIQALAKPDAQYCWDFGIQFQTRLKMPIDDGINVWKEKESPFLRVGRLTVKHQIIDYEKQSDFNENLRYSPWNGLAVHRPVGAINRIRGVVYPVVANYRLQKRGLVHQEPTGEETF, encoded by the coding sequence ATGAGCAAGAAGTTATTTACCGAATATCCCGAACAGGATGAGCTCAAATACTACGATCTTTTGGTTGAGCAAGCCCAGCTTCGGATGGATAATCTTTACGGGGATAAAGAGCGGGCGCTGCGAGATACTCACGCCAAAACTCATGCGTGCGTTAAAGGAACTCTGGAAATTTTTGACTTTGATGAGGAAGCGATTAAACGGAAATTGGGCAAACGCGCTTCGTTAACTTCTTCGCAACTCAATGCGATTTCCATTAAGCAAGGTTTGCTAGCAAAACCCAAACAATATCCTGTTTGGTTGCGATTTGCTAACGGGGCTACCAAAGTAGCCAATGATTACGCCCGAGATTCGCGCTCAATTTCAGTGAAAGTCATGCGGGTGGAAGGGGAACGACTCGCGCAAAGCCACGAGTCAAAAACCCAGGACATCATTGTTCACAATTCAGAGATATTTGTGAGCCAAACCATCAAAGATTACTACGGCTTTTTTTCTGCTCTTGTTGAATCACCAGATACATTGAAAAAGTGGCTAATGCGACATCCCAGACACTTTCTAGCGGTGTCAACGCTTACGGGTAGCCGGACTCCGAAGAGTTTGCTAACAGCAAAATATTGGAGCGGTTCACCCTCTGCTTTGGGTCTCAATCCCGATTTCGATCCCTCCCAGCCTGGTGTAGTTCCTGTCGAATATCCGGCTGTAATTAAGTATGGGTTTACTCCGGTTTCATGCGAACCACCGCACAAGATAATTCCAGAACAATCTCGACCGGGAATTCCTAAAATGCCCTTTGTTGATCGCGCTAAAGCCTTGGGTTTAGATCCCAATCAACCAGACAATTATTACCGGGAGGATCTAATTCAAGCCTTGGCGAAACCTGACGCTCAATACTGTTGGGATTTTGGCATTCAGTTCCAAACCCGCCTAAAAATGCCGATCGACGATGGCATCAATGTCTGGAAGGAAAAGGAATCACCCTTCTTGAGAGTAGGTCGTCTCACCGTCAAGCATCAGATTATTGATTATGAAAAACAATCTGATTTCAACGAAAACCTGCGATATTCTCCCTGGAACGGCTTAGCAGTTCATCGTCCAGTAGGTGCGATCAATCGGATACGCGGTGTGGTTTACCCCGTTGTAGCGAATTATCGCCTTCAAAAGCGAGGTCTTGTCCACCAAGAACCAACCGGAGAAGAAACATTTTAA